Proteins from a genomic interval of Arachis hypogaea cultivar Tifrunner chromosome 10, arahy.Tifrunner.gnm2.J5K5, whole genome shotgun sequence:
- the LOC114924546 gene encoding uncharacterized protein, which produces MTTNLVECINGVLKGARNLPVTTLVKATFYRLNALFTRKRAEVEARISAGQLFSEYATQKILSNQRSVGNIQVNLFDRQNEVIEVREMPSGLEFAVNLCLQHCGCGEFQVDRIPCRHVFACCVNQRLDWKQYVHEVYTMGEIRKVYKTRFRPLGNPTTWPVHQGPRLVPNPHLKRVAKGRPKKTRFLNEMDIHDLRSPRRCRLYGGEGHSRRRCSRRGETSASGSAPNS; this is translated from the coding sequence ATGACAACTAACCTAGTGGAGTGCATTAATGGAGTATTGAAAGGGGCACGCAATCTTCCGGTCACAACCCTTGTTAAGGCAACATTTTACAGGCTAAATGCATTATTCACAAGGAAGAGAGCTGAGGTTGAGGCTCGTATAAGTGCAGGACAACTATTCTCTGAATATGCAACTCAGAAAATTCTGTCAAATCAGCGCTCAGTAGGGAACATCCAAGTTAACCTATTTGATAGGCAGAACGAGGTCATTGAAGTGCGCGAGATGCCAAGTGGGTTGGAGTTTGCAGTAAACTTGTGCCTTCAACATTGTGGTTGTGGTGAGTTTCAGGTGGATCGAATTCCATGTCGCCATGTATTTGCCTGCTGTGTAAACCAGCGCTTGGATTGGAAACAGTATGTGCACGAGGTTTATACGATGGGTGAGATCCGAAAGGTATACAAGACTCGATTCAGGCCACTAGGAAACCCAACAACATGGCCAGTGCATCAAGGACCAAGACTCGTACCCAATCCCCACCTCAAGCGAGTGGCCAAAGGTCGTCCTAAGAAAACTcgcttcttgaatgagatggatatTCATGATCTACGTAGTCCTAGACGTTGTAGGCTTTATGGCGGTGAGGGTCATAGCCGAAGAAGATGCTCGCGCCGTGGTGAAACTAGTGCTAGTGGATCGGCTCCAAATTCGTAG
- the LOC140175706 gene encoding uncharacterized protein, with protein MANESHLKGQAILAPTINVIDEVNDYLTALNNNECKTYVGSNTCVSEGGVNAIEAIHTPEFLAIIRFLGVPNHEMKLKVGCPVMHIRNIDHSPGFCNGTWLIITILGEKVIEVKLLNSKNYVDKVVIPRITLTPSDVRLPFRF; from the coding sequence ATGGCTAATGAAAGCCACTTAAAAGGTCAAGCAATTTTAGCTCCTACAATTAATGTCATAGATGAGGTGAATGATTACCTGACTGCATTGAACAACAATGAATGCAAGACGTATGTTGGTTCCAATACATGTGTTTCCGAGGGAGGTGTCAATGCAATTGAAGCCATCCACACACCGGAGTTTTTAGCAATAATTAGGTTCTTAGGGGTTCCAAATCATGAAATGAAGCTAAAGGTTGGTTGTCCTGTTATGCATATTAGAAACATTGATCACTCACCAGGGTTTTGCAATGGTACGTGGTTGATAATTACAATACTTGGAGAAAAAGTCATCGAGGTAAAATTGTTAAATTCCAAAAATTATGTCGATAAGGTCGTCATTCCAAGAATAACGCTCACACCGTCAGATGTCAGGTTACCATTTAGATTCTAA
- the LOC112715962 gene encoding deSI-like protein At4g17486 → MLRKLVTVPGKKKPGTVPVYLNVYDLTPINGYAYWLGLGVYHSGVQVHGIEYGFGAHEHDTTGIFEVQPRHCPGFTFRKSIFIGTTDLGPKDVRAFMEKLAHHYSGNTYHLISKNCNHFCNDVCLRLTGKSIPRWVNRLARLGLLCNCVLPPGLNDTKVRQVTSEKVQEGEKKKMRSQSSRYEGSSNPPSVPRGSAIKSSSQRHCLPPSSSLISAPSGSTLTVK, encoded by the exons atGCTGCGGAAACTGGTGACGGTGCCGGGGAAGAAGAAACCGGGCACAGTGCCGGTTTATCTGAACGTGTACGATCTGACTCCCATTAACGGCTATGCATATTGGCTTGGCCTCGGTGTCTATCACTCTGGTGTTCAAG TTCATGGAATCGAATATGGTTTCGGTGCGCACGAGCACGATACGACGGGGATCTTCGAGGTTCAGCCACGGCACTGCCCTGGCTTCACTTTCAGGAAATCGATATTCATAGGAACAACGGATCTGGGCCCCAAAGATGTTAGGGCTTTCATGGAGAAGCTTGCTCACCACTACTCTGGCAACACCTACCACCTCATCTCCAAGAATTGCAACCACTTTTGCAACGATGTTTGCCTCAGGTTAACCGGAAAATCTATCCCTAGATGGGTTAATCGACTTGCTAGACTCG GTCTTCTCTGCAACTGTGTTCTTCCTCCGGGGCTTAACGACACCAAGGTTCGACAAGTTACATCAGAAAAGGTTCaggaaggagagaagaagaagatgaggagTCAATCAAGCAGGTACGAGGGTTCCTCCAATCCTCCATCAGTGCCACGAGGTTCGGCGATTAAAAGTAGTAGCCAAAGACATTGCCTTCCACCATCTTCGTCCCTGATTAGTGCTCCTTCGGGTTCAACCTTAACAGTAAAGTAA